The Mustela nigripes isolate SB6536 chromosome 4, MUSNIG.SB6536, whole genome shotgun sequence genome includes a window with the following:
- the BCCIP gene encoding BRCA2 and CDKN1A-interacting protein: MASRPKRRAVGSGLPQAPGVPVHRGEEEEEDEVEDEDEDDEDGDEEEDEDDESIHEEVNVEFEAYSISDKDYDGIKKLLQQLFLKAPVNTSELTDLLIQQNHIGSVIKQTDVSEDSDGDVDEEEIFGFISLLNLTERKGTQCAEQIKELILSSCEKSCGKGLVEQLDAHLNDTSKPVGLLLSERFINVPPQIALPMHQQLQKELAEAHKTNKPCGKCYFYLLISKTFVEAGKNNSRKKGNNQEKEELMFANAEEEFFYEKAVLKFNYSVQEECDTRLGGRWSFDDVSMKPLRTVMLIPGDRMNEIMDKLKEHLSL, from the exons ATGGCGTCCAGGCCCAAGCGGCGTGCGGTGGGAAGTGGGCTTCCGCAAGCCCCAGGCGTCCCGGTCCACCGCGgcgaggaagaagaggaagatgaagtGGAGGATGAGGACGAAGACGATGAAGACGGTGACGAAGAAGAGGATGAAGACGACGAGAGCATCCACGAG GAAGTGAATGTTGAGTTTGAAGCTTATTCCATCTCCGATAAGGATTATGACGGAATTAAGAAGTTACTACAGCAG CTTTTCCTGAAGGCTCCTGTGAACACGTCAGAACTAACGGATCTCTTAATTCAACAGAATCACATTGGGAGTGTGATAAAG cAAACGGATGTTTCAGAAGACAGCGATGGCGATGTGGATGAAGAGGAGATTTTTGGATTCATAAGTCTTTTAAATCTAACCGAAAGAAAG GGCACCCAGTGTGCTGAGCAGATTAAAGAGCTGATCCTGAGCTCCTGTGAGAAGAGCTGTGGGAAGGGCTTGGTGGAACAGCTGGATGCACATCTGAACGACACCTCCAAGCCTGTGGGCTTGCTCCTCAGCGAGAGGTTCATCAATGTCCCTCCTCAGATCGCGCTGCCCATGCATCAGCAGCTCCA GAAAGAACTAGCAGAGGCACACAAAACTAACAAGCCATGTGGGAAGTGTTACTTCTACCTTCTGATAAGCAAGACATTTGTGGAAGCTGGAAAAAACAAttccagaaagaaagggaataaccaagagaaagaggaattaaTGTTTGCCAATgcagaggaagaatttttttatGAG AAAGCAGTCCTGAAGTTTAACTACTCAGTGCAGGAAGAGTGTGACACTCGTCTGGGAGGCAGGTGGTCCTTTGATGACGTCTCGATGAAGCCCTTGCGAACCGTGATGTTGATTCCAGGTGACAGGATGAATGAAATCATGGATAAACTGAAggagcatctctctctctga